One part of the Janthinobacterium sp. 17J80-10 genome encodes these proteins:
- the queG gene encoding tRNA epoxyqueuosine(34) reductase QueG: MTTQPDFFALAQAIPAWGRELGLAEVRIAGIDLKQEEAGLQAWLDAGMHGEMDYMASHGMKRARPADLVPGTVRVISARLDYLPQEAPESWRAREHGRQAEPGAAVVSVYARGRDYHKVLRSRLQRLADRIAEAAGPFGYRVFTDSAPVLEVALASHAGLGWRGKHTLLLNRQAGSMFFLGEIFTDLPLPVDAPVSDHCGACHACIDACPTQAILGPYKLDARRCISYLTIELKGSIPEELRPLIGNRVYGCDDCQLVCPWNKFAQRAVLPDFAVRNGLDDASLVELFAWSEDEFNQRLEGSPIRRIGHERWLRNIAVALGNAAAAGPQPAMVAALEARIGHASEVVREHVDWALAQHRQVKLRQPAPATSAG; the protein is encoded by the coding sequence ATGACCACGCAACCCGACTTTTTCGCGCTCGCGCAAGCCATTCCCGCCTGGGGCCGCGAACTGGGCCTGGCCGAGGTGCGCATTGCAGGCATCGACCTGAAGCAGGAAGAAGCGGGCCTGCAAGCCTGGCTGGACGCCGGCATGCATGGTGAAATGGATTATATGGCAAGCCACGGCATGAAGCGCGCCCGTCCTGCCGATCTGGTGCCGGGCACCGTGCGGGTGATTTCGGCCCGCCTGGATTACCTGCCGCAAGAAGCGCCGGAAAGCTGGCGCGCACGCGAGCATGGCCGCCAGGCAGAGCCGGGTGCCGCCGTGGTGTCGGTGTATGCGCGCGGACGCGATTACCACAAGGTCTTGCGATCCCGCCTGCAACGCCTGGCAGATCGCATCGCGGAAGCCGCGGGGCCGTTCGGCTATCGCGTATTCACCGATTCGGCGCCGGTGCTGGAGGTGGCGCTGGCCAGCCACGCCGGCCTTGGCTGGCGCGGCAAGCATACCCTGCTGCTGAACCGGCAGGCGGGCTCGATGTTTTTTCTCGGCGAGATTTTTACCGACTTGCCGCTGCCGGTGGATGCGCCGGTATCGGACCATTGCGGCGCCTGCCATGCCTGCATCGACGCCTGCCCGACGCAGGCCATCCTCGGCCCCTACAAGCTGGATGCGCGGCGCTGCATTTCCTATTTGACCATCGAGCTGAAAGGCAGTATTCCGGAAGAGTTGCGCCCGCTGATCGGCAATCGCGTCTACGGCTGCGACGATTGCCAGCTGGTGTGCCCCTGGAACAAGTTCGCCCAGCGCGCGGTCTTGCCGGATTTCGCCGTGCGTAATGGCCTCGATGACGCCAGCCTGGTCGAACTGTTTGCCTGGAGCGAGGACGAATTCAACCAGCGCCTCGAAGGCAGTCCGATCCGCCGCATCGGTCATGAGCGCTGGCTGCGCAATATTGCGGTTGCGCTAGGCAACGCGGCCGCTGCTGGCCCTCAGCCGGCGATGGTGGCGGCGCTCGAGGCGCGCATCGG
- the tsaE gene encoding tRNA (adenosine(37)-N6)-threonylcarbamoyltransferase complex ATPase subunit type 1 TsaE → MRHFKTFLHDEAGTLALGESLALALAPGLTIYLHGDLGAGKTTLTRALLHAAGHSGHVKSPTYTLAEPYTVTLGGKPVEVIHFDLYRMGSPEEFLDAGFREHFNPDTICLVEWPEKAAGVLPAPDIEVFLGINEDGRDVELQALSDQGSACLERLHFAPNL, encoded by the coding sequence ATGCGCCATTTTAAAACCTTTCTGCATGACGAGGCCGGCACCCTGGCACTGGGCGAATCGCTGGCTCTGGCGCTGGCGCCGGGATTGACCATTTACCTGCACGGTGACCTCGGCGCCGGCAAGACCACCCTGACGCGCGCCCTGTTGCATGCGGCCGGCCACAGCGGCCATGTCAAAAGCCCAACTTACACCCTGGCCGAACCCTATACCGTCACCCTCGGCGGCAAGCCCGTCGAGGTGATCCATTTCGACCTCTATCGCATGGGTAGTCCGGAAGAGTTTCTGGATGCCGGTTTTCGTGAACATTTCAATCCTGACACCATATGCCTGGTGGAATGGCCAGAAAAAGCCGCTGGCGTGTTGCCCGCCCCCGACATTGAGGTGTTTCTTGGCATCAATGAAGACGGACGTGATGTAGAATTGCAAGCATTATCCGACCAGGGTAGCGCATGCCTCGAACGACTCCACTTCGCCCCCAACCTGTAA